From Haloglomus litoreum, the proteins below share one genomic window:
- a CDS encoding thiolase family protein, producing MAASTDHDDPSDTDPVVVAARRTPQGKQGGVYADTRSEDLSVAVVNELLAESGLSGEHVDDLQWGCAKQVKEQGNNLARVVTLLSDLGESVPGTTIDRLCGSSAQAIAAGADHIRAGQRDVIIAGGVENMSRVERDHGIDSYPGIRERYDTDALAMGQTAETVAERFDVSREAQDAYGARSQQRAVAATEAGRFDDEIVPIETADGVITEDEGLRPGTTAEKLADLPTVFREDGTVTPGNASQISDGAAGVLLASRAFAEEHDLPVLAEVGAHDVAGVDPEIMGIGPVPAVRGLMERAGTAIDDYDLVELNEAFASQTLYCQRELGIEDERFNVNGGAIAIGHPLGASGARLPTTLIHELRRRGGGRGLSTMCIGYGQGIALEFAVP from the coding sequence ATGGCGGCGAGCACCGACCACGACGACCCGTCCGACACGGACCCGGTCGTCGTCGCGGCCCGGCGGACGCCCCAGGGGAAACAGGGGGGCGTCTACGCCGATACCCGGAGCGAGGACCTCTCGGTCGCCGTCGTGAACGAACTGCTGGCCGAATCGGGCCTGTCCGGCGAGCACGTCGACGACCTCCAGTGGGGCTGTGCGAAGCAGGTCAAGGAGCAGGGGAACAACCTCGCCCGCGTCGTCACCCTCCTCTCGGACCTGGGCGAGTCGGTCCCGGGGACGACCATCGACCGGCTCTGTGGCTCCTCGGCGCAGGCCATCGCGGCCGGGGCGGACCACATCCGCGCCGGGCAGCGGGACGTCATCATCGCGGGCGGCGTCGAGAACATGTCCCGCGTCGAGCGCGACCACGGCATCGACTCCTATCCCGGCATCCGCGAGCGGTACGACACCGACGCGCTGGCCATGGGCCAGACCGCCGAGACCGTCGCCGAGCGGTTCGACGTCTCCCGCGAGGCCCAGGACGCATACGGCGCCCGCTCCCAGCAGCGCGCCGTCGCGGCGACCGAGGCCGGCCGCTTCGACGACGAGATCGTCCCCATCGAGACGGCCGACGGTGTCATCACCGAGGACGAGGGGCTCCGGCCCGGGACCACGGCCGAGAAACTCGCCGACCTGCCGACCGTCTTCCGCGAGGACGGCACCGTCACGCCGGGCAACGCCTCGCAGATATCGGACGGTGCGGCCGGCGTCCTGCTCGCATCGCGCGCGTTCGCCGAGGAGCACGACCTCCCGGTGCTGGCCGAGGTCGGCGCGCACGACGTGGCCGGCGTCGACCCCGAGATCATGGGCATCGGCCCGGTGCCGGCCGTCCGTGGGCTCATGGAGCGCGCCGGGACGGCCATCGACGACTACGACCTCGTCGAGCTGAACGAGGCGTTCGCGAGCCAGACGCTGTACTGCCAGCGCGAACTCGGCATCGAGGACGAGCGCTTCAACGTCAACGGCGGCGCCATCGCCATCGGCCACCCGCTCGGCGCGAGTGGCGCGCGGCTCCCGACGACGTTGATTCACGAGTTGCGTCGTCGTGGTGGCGGCCGCGGGCTCTCGACGATGTGCATCGGCTACGGGCAGGGAATCGCGCTGGAGTTCGCGGTTCCCTGA
- a CDS encoding acyl-CoA dehydrogenase family protein, protein MIDYVDLSSDLTEEERMVRDTAREFVEDEVKPVVADHWIEGTFPMDLIEEMGELGFYAPNLSGYGLPDLSETAYGILMQELEAGDSGLRSMASVQGSLVMYPIHAYGSEAQKDEWLEEMGTGEKIGCFGLTEPNHGSNPSRMETHAEAEDDGYILNGTKTWITNSPLADVAVVWAKDRSAPDDPVRGFLVETDRDGVETPKIDEKLSLRASITGQIELSNVYVPEANVLPGVEGMKGPLSCLTQARYGIAWGAIGAAMDCFETARQYATDREQFGKPIGSFQLQQEKLAEMATQITTAQLLAQRLADLKERGDLRPEQVSMAKRNNVRMARDQSRIAREMLGGNGITADYSPMRHMANLETVYTYEGTHDIHSLILGHDLTGIPAFE, encoded by the coding sequence ATGATAGACTACGTCGACCTGTCGAGTGACCTGACCGAGGAGGAGCGGATGGTGCGGGATACGGCGCGTGAGTTCGTCGAGGACGAGGTCAAGCCGGTGGTGGCGGACCACTGGATCGAGGGGACGTTCCCGATGGACCTCATCGAGGAGATGGGTGAACTGGGCTTCTACGCGCCGAACCTCTCGGGCTACGGCCTGCCGGACCTCTCGGAGACCGCCTACGGCATCCTGATGCAGGAACTGGAGGCCGGGGACAGCGGCCTGCGCTCGATGGCCTCCGTCCAGGGCTCGCTCGTCATGTACCCGATTCACGCCTACGGCAGCGAGGCACAGAAGGACGAGTGGCTCGAGGAGATGGGGACGGGCGAGAAGATCGGCTGCTTCGGCCTCACCGAGCCCAACCACGGCTCGAACCCGTCGCGGATGGAGACCCACGCCGAGGCCGAGGACGACGGGTACATCCTCAACGGCACCAAGACCTGGATCACCAACTCGCCGCTGGCCGATGTCGCCGTCGTCTGGGCGAAGGACCGCTCCGCGCCCGATGACCCCGTGCGCGGGTTCCTCGTGGAGACGGACCGCGACGGCGTCGAGACCCCGAAGATCGACGAGAAACTCTCGCTCCGGGCCTCCATCACCGGGCAGATCGAGCTCTCGAACGTCTACGTCCCGGAGGCGAACGTGCTGCCCGGCGTCGAGGGGATGAAGGGCCCGCTGTCCTGCCTGACACAGGCCCGCTACGGTATCGCCTGGGGCGCCATCGGCGCGGCGATGGACTGTTTCGAGACGGCCCGCCAGTACGCCACCGACCGCGAGCAGTTCGGCAAACCCATCGGGAGCTTCCAGCTCCAGCAGGAGAAGCTCGCCGAGATGGCCACACAGATCACCACCGCACAGCTGCTCGCGCAGCGCCTGGCCGACCTCAAGGAGCGCGGCGACCTGCGGCCCGAACAGGTGTCGATGGCCAAGCGCAACAACGTCCGGATGGCGCGTGACCAGTCCCGCATCGCCCGGGAGATGCTGGGCGGCAACGGCATCACGGCCGACTACTCCCCGATGCGCCACATGGCCAACCTCGAGACCGTCTACACCTACGAGGGCACCCACGACATCCACTCGCTCATCCTCGGCCACGACCTCACCGGCATCCCCGCCTTCGAGTGA
- a CDS encoding universal stress protein, with protein MYDRILVATDGSDAAETAVESAIRLADRFGSDLCALHVTPPDDGAPPPGSPDEIDLDALLDDLTARADEHDVPISTAVLSNESGAARTIAGYAADQDVDLLVMGTQGRTGLGRFVLGSVAERTLRLAPVPVLMVRTSTPVGELDDVLVATDGSEGAAAAVTHAVDLAAAAEATLHVVHVVDVTVAWPTGSGGPILDRMEAAGREAVDRAVDRAERAGVPSVEATLLSGSPYRAIVDYGADAGVDLTVVGTHGRSGLDRFLLGSVAERVVRTAGTPVLGVKAADAEPARTDWTDVYEG; from the coding sequence ATGTACGACCGCATCCTCGTGGCGACCGACGGGAGCGACGCCGCCGAGACGGCCGTTGAGAGTGCCATCCGGCTCGCCGACCGGTTCGGATCGGACCTCTGTGCGCTCCACGTCACGCCACCGGACGACGGCGCACCGCCTCCCGGCTCGCCGGACGAGATCGACCTCGATGCCCTGCTCGACGACCTCACGGCCCGGGCCGACGAGCACGACGTTCCCATCTCGACCGCGGTCCTCTCGAACGAGTCCGGCGCCGCTCGCACCATCGCGGGCTACGCCGCGGATCAGGATGTCGACCTGCTCGTGATGGGGACGCAGGGCCGGACCGGCCTGGGTCGGTTCGTCCTGGGGAGCGTGGCCGAGCGAACGCTCCGGCTCGCGCCGGTGCCCGTCCTGATGGTCCGGACCTCGACGCCCGTCGGGGAACTGGACGATGTCCTCGTCGCCACGGACGGGAGCGAGGGGGCAGCGGCCGCGGTCACGCACGCCGTCGACCTGGCCGCGGCGGCCGAGGCGACGCTCCACGTGGTCCACGTCGTCGACGTCACCGTCGCGTGGCCGACCGGCAGCGGCGGCCCGATCCTCGACCGGATGGAGGCGGCCGGCCGGGAGGCGGTCGACCGGGCGGTCGACCGGGCCGAGCGAGCCGGCGTCCCGTCCGTCGAGGCCACCCTCCTCAGCGGGTCGCCGTACCGCGCCATCGTGGACTACGGCGCCGACGCCGGGGTGGACCTGACCGTGGTGGGGACCCACGGGCGGTCCGGGCTGGACCGGTTCCTGCTCGGCAGCGTGGCCGAGCGCGTCGTCCGGACCGCCGGGACGCCGGTACTCGGCGTGAAGGCGGCGGACGCCGAGCCGGCCCGGACGGACTGGACCGACGTGTACGAGGGATAG